The genomic DNA GCAATTCTTTTTTTATATGATTTTTTATCGACAAATTTAAGCGGATCAATTGGTTTTAAATTTGAATCAAACTCGACAAAGCTTCCTTCATCTACTATAAGCTCTATTCTTTTTTGTGGGTTTAGACGCATATGATAGCCGCATTTTGGGCATACATTATAACAAGCCTCAACCTCTTTATAATACATTAATGAATTACAGCTATTGCACTTAATCCAGTGGCTTGGAGCCTCGCTTGGATTGGATTGTTTTCTTCTCATTTTTGAAAAAAAGTCAGCAAACATTTTTTTCCTTATTTTAAAAAATTGGTCGATTATAGCCAAATTTAGCCAAATTTTTCTTTAAAGGATTTCTTGATATTTTTGTAAAATATTTTCAAATTTAATAGCGATTTGTTACGATATTTCTAAGATATATTAAATTTATAGTATTTGATTAGATATTTTTTGTCTTATTTAGAATTGATTAAACTAACAGAGATATAATTTCGCTCATAATAAAAATTACTAATAAAAGGAGACAGAATGATCGTTACAAATAAAGCACCTGAGTTAAGCGGTGTAGCAGTTTTAGGCAATGGACAAATAGAGGAAAAATTTGATCTATACAAAAATATCGGACCAAAAGGTGCGGTAGTATTTTTCTATCCAAAAGATTTTACATTTGTTTGTCCAAGTGAGATTATCGCATTTGACCACAGATATCAAGAGTTCAAAGAAAGAGGCATCGAAGTAATCGGCGTAAGCTGCGACAACGAATATTGCCACTTTGCATGGAGAGAAACAGATGTTAAACAAGGCGGTATCGGCAGAGTTCAATTCCCAATAGTAGCTGACCTTAAAAAAGAGTGGGCAAGAGGATTTGACGTATTGTTTGATGAAGCAGTTGCTCTAAGAGGAAGCTTCTTGCTTGATAGCGATGGCACTGTAAGACATGCAGTTATAAACGACCTTCCACTTGGTAGAAATATCGATGAAATGGTAAGAATGGTAGATACTATGCTATTTACAAATGAGCATGGCGAAGTTTGCCCAGCTGGCTGGAACAAAGGTGATAAAGGCATGAAACCTTCAACTGAGGGCGTTGCAAACTACCTTGGCGAAAATGGTAGCAAACTATAATTCGTAAAATTTGATAGGAGATTCTCCTATCAAATTTAAGCTATTTTAATTATCCGTTTTTTCTTTCGAATTCTTTCATAAACTCAACTAAAGTTTTTACATTGTCTAGTGTTACGGCGTTATAAATAGACGCTCTAAGCCCACCTAAAATCCTATGACCTTTTAATCCAATCATATTATTTGCTTCAGCTTCTTTGACAAAAAGTGCGTCTAAATCAGCATTTGGAGTTGTGTAGCTGACATTCATAAGAGATCTTGAGCCGACCTTTGCGTGAGCTTGATAGAAGCTTGAATTGTCAATAAAATCATAAAGATATTTTGCTTTTTGTTTGTTTAGCTCGTGGATTGCTTTTAAGCCGCCTTGCTCATTTATCCAGTCAAGCACTAAATCAAACATATAAATTCCAAATGTCGGAGGAGTGTTTGCAAGTGAGTTTGCTTCTATTTGAGTAGTGTAGCGAAGTGGGGTAGGGACGTTGTCTTTTACTCTAGCGGCTAGATCTTTGCGGATGATGACTAGAGTGATTCCTGCTGGGCCTGCATTTTTTTGAGCTCCACCATAAAACATTCCGATATTTTTGGTGTTGAAGTCAAGTTCGCGGCTAAGCAAATCGCTGCTGCTATCTACTACTAAAGGGCATTTTGTATCTGGTAATTTTGCGTACTGGGTGCCGTAAATTGTGTTGTTTGAACAGATATAAGCATAATCTGCGTCATCGCTAAATTTAATATTTTCTGGAATTCTATCAAATTTAGTCTCTTCGCTTGAGGCGACAACTTCATAATTTATGCTTTGGATTTTGGCTTCTTTAATAGCTTTTGTAGTCCAAACGCCAGTATTTACATACTGAGCAACTCCGCCATTATATAAATTCATAGGAACTTGTGCGAACTGAAGCGTTGCTCCACCTTGCAAAAATAAAACAGCATAATCATCGCTTACATTATAAAATTTTCTGATTTTTTCTATTGCTGCGTTGTGAAGAGCGTCAAAGACCTTGCCTCTGTGGCTGATCTCCATAATACTAAAACCCATGCCTTTGTAGCTGGTAAATTCAGCCTTTGCGCGTTCTAAAACGCTAAGTGGAATCGCACTTGGACCTGCGCTAAAATTTAAAACTCTATTCATATTTATCACCTTTCTAAGATTTTATTATTGCTTGTTTTTTGCTATTTTGTGAGTAAAGCGTGACTTCATCGCCACTTTTTAGCTCACTTAGAGCTGTAATTTTACCATTTTTTTGGATTTGTATCATAGTTTTTGTTAGATTAAAAAACTGATTTTGCTTTGATAAGCTTAGTTCGCACTCTTTTAGGGCGTGAGATAATCTCATAAGCTTGGTTTGGACTAGATTATCTAGTGAGATTTTTTTGTGCTTTAATTCAAGGACTGCGTTGCCGATTCTTTGAGATAAGGCTTGGTTTTTGAGATTTAGACTTACCAAATTTAGCCTATTTTCGCACTTTTCAAGTTTTTGGTTTATGAAGTTTTTAAAGGCGTCATAAACCATATCTAGGCTTTGAGCCAAAACCTTGCTATCAGGAAGCAAATCGACCATAGCAGCTGTTGGGGTAAGTGAGCGATGATCTGCTACGAAGTCACTGATACAGTAGTCTATCTCGTGACCTATGGCTGAGATTAGTGGGGTTTGGAGATCAAAAATAGCCCTTGCTAAGCCCTCATCATTGAAGCACCATAGATCTTCTTTGCTTCCGCCACCTCTTGCTAAAACTATGGCATCAAATCCTTGCAAATCAATCTTTTTTAGGATGTTGCAGATATTTGTTGCTGCCATTTCGCCTTGCATGAGTGAGTTAAAAACACTAAATTTGCATAGCGTAAAACGATCATTTATCACTTTTAGCATATCTTGATAAGCAGCTGATGTTAGGCTGGTGATTATGGCTACGTTTTTTGGAAATTTAGGTAGTGGTTTTTTAAATTTGATATCAAAAAGCCCCTCTTTTTGGAGTTTTTCTTTTAGCTCATTGAAGGCTAGTTCAAGCTCACCAATACCTGCTGGGAGCATTTTGTTTGCCATGAGTTGGTAGCCTCCAGTTGGCGGATATATTGTGAGTTTGCCTTGAACTGTGATTTTCATACCGTCTTTGACTTCAAATTTAATGG from Campylobacter iguaniorum includes the following:
- the xseA gene encoding exodeoxyribonuclease VII large subunit, whose product is MTVSQLNEQAKALLETHFSFVEVTGEISRMIKHSSGHWYFSLKDEKSVISSAMYKFQNQAIKFEVKDGMKITVQGKLTIYPPTGGYQLMANKMLPAGIGELELAFNELKEKLQKEGLFDIKFKKPLPKFPKNVAIITSLTSAAYQDMLKVINDRFTLCKFSVFNSLMQGEMAATNICNILKKIDLQGFDAIVLARGGGSKEDLWCFNDEGLARAIFDLQTPLISAIGHEIDYCISDFVADHRSLTPTAAMVDLLPDSKVLAQSLDMVYDAFKNFINQKLEKCENRLNLVSLNLKNQALSQRIGNAVLELKHKKISLDNLVQTKLMRLSHALKECELSLSKQNQFFNLTKTMIQIQKNGKITALSELKSGDEVTLYSQNSKKQAIIKS
- a CDS encoding peroxiredoxin: MIVTNKAPELSGVAVLGNGQIEEKFDLYKNIGPKGAVVFFYPKDFTFVCPSEIIAFDHRYQEFKERGIEVIGVSCDNEYCHFAWRETDVKQGGIGRVQFPIVADLKKEWARGFDVLFDEAVALRGSFLLDSDGTVRHAVINDLPLGRNIDEMVRMVDTMLFTNEHGEVCPAGWNKGDKGMKPSTEGVANYLGENGSKL
- the serC gene encoding 3-phosphoserine/phosphohydroxythreonine transaminase, with the translated sequence MNRVLNFSAGPSAIPLSVLERAKAEFTSYKGMGFSIMEISHRGKVFDALHNAAIEKIRKFYNVSDDYAVLFLQGGATLQFAQVPMNLYNGGVAQYVNTGVWTTKAIKEAKIQSINYEVVASSEETKFDRIPENIKFSDDADYAYICSNNTIYGTQYAKLPDTKCPLVVDSSSDLLSRELDFNTKNIGMFYGGAQKNAGPAGITLVIIRKDLAARVKDNVPTPLRYTTQIEANSLANTPPTFGIYMFDLVLDWINEQGGLKAIHELNKQKAKYLYDFIDNSSFYQAHAKVGSRSLMNVSYTTPNADLDALFVKEAEANNMIGLKGHRILGGLRASIYNAVTLDNVKTLVEFMKEFERKNG